The following nucleotide sequence is from Bacteroidia bacterium.
AATACTATGGTCTTGGTTATTATACTTATATGAGCCATATCTACCTATGGCATACAAGTTAGTGATGCTGCTAACATACTCCTGAATGGGCGCTAAAACAGATTTGTAATTCTTAAAATACACAGGATAAGACCGATGCAATTTGATCGCTTTACCTGCTAATATTTCCACATTTTCAGGCACTAATCCCGTTTGGCGCAACTCCTTTGAAGCTAATTCAATCAAACTTTCTTGGCTTAAATTCCACAATGCATCTTGGTCGTAGCACCAGTATTCCATGCATAAAACAGAACTTTTTTCATTGCCGTACAAAGTAGGCAGCCAATTTCTAAAATTTGTAATTCTACCTGTTTGTAGTTCATTATCATGAATGTATATCCATTGGTCAGGAAAAAGGTTGTCGCTATTTACGTTAAGGTAGACCAAAATGGTATTTCTGTACCTCAATTGAGCTACTTTATTTCGGATTTCTTGTGAAATTTGAGGAATTTGTGTCACTAATACCGAAAGCGGCATAGAAGAGATAACTACATCAGCAGGAACAAACGTTTGATTATGTAAATACACCCCTTTAACTTTATCTTGTTCTATTTTTATGCTTTGGACAGGAGTTTGTAAGTGTATTTTTGCCCCCATTGCTTCACATCTTTTTTGCATCTCTTGATAAACGTATCCTGTTCCATATTTAGGATAAGCAAACTCATCTACTAACGTTTTATGCTTTTTATTATCTATCAGGTTGATGGCATTGAGAATAGCTTCGGATAAAGAGAGCTTCTTAATCCTTTGCATTGCAAAATCAGCGTCTAATTCATGGCAAGGTATGCCCCACAGCTTTTCCGTATAGTGTTTGAAAAATATATTGAACAAGCGTTTACCAAATTTTTGCGTTACCCAGCCTTCAAAAGTGTTGGTATCTTGCTTATGTAAGCCTATTTTATGCGGAAGGTAACTAGCTACACAGCGAATAGCTTCCCAAGCACCTAAATTTTTAAGAGCGTTAATGGGTTTAAGAGGATAGTAAAAAAATTTTTTATTGTAGTAGATGCGTGTCAAGCGTTTAACCATATCATACTCTTGACCTACTATCTCCAGCCACAGTTGATTGACTTGCGCATCATTGGAAAAAAATCTATGAGGACCTAAATCTACAATTTGGTTCCATAATTTAAGCGAGGTACTCATGCCCCCCACGTAGCTGTTGGCTTCATATACCTCAATGCTCTGTATACCTTTGCCTATGTGCTTTGCTAATTGATAAGTAGCCGTCAAACCTGCTGGTCCTGCACCTATAACTACTACTTTCATGTAGAATTAAAAATCCAAGTAAAAAGTGAAAATGTGCTAAATCCCTTTTGGGGCAAAAATACTAAAATACCTCTAATAGCCCTTACTTAAAACAACCTACTTCCATTTATACAAAAATCTCCGCCATAAATATCTTTTTCTTTCTTTTTGCCATGTATTTTGGACAGGTGTATAGCGGGGAATCAGGTCATCCAACTTTGTGTAAGGCAGCATAGTGAAAATTCCCTTGACTTGGTTTTTTTTAAGTACCTCAATAGTACGCAAATTAAAGTCCTTCAATGTACCATTAGGAAGCACGAAGTAGTTATGATGCAAGTTAATATGATTTTTTTGAGCAAAAAGTATGTTTTGCGTGATTTCATTATGGAGAATACTTTCAGGTAAAGCTGTCAAAATGTAGTGTGAGTAGGTATGAGAAACAAAGCTTACATTTTGAAGTTTTTTCAATTCCTGCACATTAGCAATTCCAAAAAAAATATGCTCTATCTCTGAATAGTTTTGTGGAATTGCTTGTGTATTTAGCCACTGTTCAAGAGCAAATATATCATACTTAAATTTTTCAATCATTTGTATTCGCTCTTGTTCGGTTTTACCTTGCTGTATACCGTAGTACCATACTTTATCAAACCACTGCCAAGTGTTATTTTCTATACATCTGCCATTTATAGCCATTACAAAAGGAATATTTTCAGATTTGAGCAAAGGATAAGCATATTCAATGTTATTGTAATATCCATCATCAAATGTAAGGAGTACTGTGCGTTCGCTAGGGCTGATTTTAGCATATTCTAACTCTTGCAAGCTAATGAACGCAAAATTTTCTTGATACAGACTTTCTATAAAGCATAAAAACGTGGAGTACGGCGTACAAAGACTTTTCCAATAATACGGATGATTGACATATTGGTCGGGAAT
It contains:
- a CDS encoding FAD-dependent oxidoreductase, producing MKVVVIGAGPAGLTATYQLAKHIGKGIQSIEVYEANSYVGGMSTSLKLWNQIVDLGPHRFFSNDAQVNQLWLEIVGQEYDMVKRLTRIYYNKKFFYYPLKPINALKNLGAWEAIRCVASYLPHKIGLHKQDTNTFEGWVTQKFGKRLFNIFFKHYTEKLWGIPCHELDADFAMQRIKKLSLSEAILNAINLIDNKKHKTLVDEFAYPKYGTGYVYQEMQKRCEAMGAKIHLQTPVQSIKIEQDKVKGVYLHNQTFVPADVVISSMPLSVLVTQIPQISQEIRNKVAQLRYRNTILVYLNVNSDNLFPDQWIYIHDNELQTGRITNFRNWLPTLYGNEKSSVLCMEYWCYDQDALWNLSQESLIELASKELRQTGLVPENVEILAGKAIKLHRSYPVYFKNYKSVLAPIQEYVSSITNLYAIGRYGSYKYNNQDHSIMMGIKAAENVLNVAQHDLWAINTDYDMYQEKTVITKTGLVKE
- a CDS encoding polysaccharide deacetylase family protein, with the protein product MYPLVLTFHKIIPDQYVNHPYYWKSLCTPYSTFLCFIESLYQENFAFISLQELEYAKISPSERTVLLTFDDGYYNNIEYAYPLLKSENIPFVMAINGRCIENNTWQWFDKVWYYGIQQGKTEQERIQMIEKFKYDIFALEQWLNTQAIPQNYSEIEHIFFGIANVQELKKLQNVSFVSHTYSHYILTALPESILHNEITQNILFAQKNHINLHHNYFVLPNGTLKDFNLRTIEVLKKNQVKGIFTMLPYTKLDDLIPRYTPVQNTWQKERKRYLWRRFLYKWK